A window of Eucalyptus grandis isolate ANBG69807.140 chromosome 4, ASM1654582v1, whole genome shotgun sequence genomic DNA:
CAATTACCCGCCGTATGGGGTGGAGAAGATTAACCCCATGATTAAGGCGTTGACCACCGTGGCACTGACCTTTTCAGTCGCAGCTGCCCTCATTGCCGCCCTATACTATTGCTGGTGTGGGTGCAGGCGGCGCGGTTGGTTCGATGGCGGCACGGGTGGCGGCGGCACGCGCGCAGCGgcatgggcggcggcggcggcaccggcggtggcggaggtggaggcACCACCGGTGGCGGCGGAGGCACCACTCACGGTGGCGGCGGAACTGCCGGCTGCGGCGGAACTGCCGGCTGCGGCGGCAGGGAGGCgccagcggcggcggcagcttTGGGATGAGTAGCTCaggttttaaaaagaaaaaggatgagCTGATTGCCTGATTCTGCTTCGTAATTTCCTACACTCCTATCCTTGTTTGGCCCCAACCCGTACATCCAGAACAAGAGTTTGCCATGGAGTAATATTAACTGCAGGAAGGATAATGTTTTGTCATTGTGCACTATGAGATTTTTTGAAGTTTTAGGCTGGGCTCTTTCTCTGTTAATGCACATCTATGTTCtttgcaaccaaatactttTTCCAAGCGTATCTTTGACTATATGCTGTAACATGTACTTTCTCTTGATTTAGTCAAAGCTGAGAAGTAATTGACTTCTTTCATGTTTGTGGTGCAGTTGACGAAACCTACTGGAAGATGTTAATATGCTCCGCAGCTCGCTGGAAGGTGGATGAGCTTTGCTGATATTTTTTAGGATTACTTTGTTGAACTGTGTGCTGATGCTCATGACTAGTGGATTTAAGCGTGCGACTCTGTTGACGAAATATGTGGATGACTGACTCAGTGTAGTGACAATATTGATGCTATGACATGCCTTACTGTTCTGCATTTCTTTACTTAAGCTTCTGTTGTTACCAGCCTTGACTAGGAACAGATTCACTAAAAACCTGTACTTATGCCTACAAGCTAACTCTTGTTTGAGTTGTTAACACTAATTGCATTAGAAAGTTATGGATTAATTTCCAGCCCCTTAACAAaaagattttattaaaattgcatcacatatagacattaggagcatttgcgtcactagttttaaaatttatcaattttttttttataattattttattttttaaaaaaattcgaaaaaaaggTCGGGCCGAGCCGGATCTGACCTGGGCCCGACccgctccttttctttttctctaccCTTCAGCTGTCAGTCACAAAGTCCTTCTCCCTATTTTGCCCTATCACTCTTCTGGTACGACAGAAAGGTTTGTCTTGaatcttctctaatttttagcCCTACTACATGCATGTCTTGTTCCATGAGTGCAAAGCAACTTCAGTCTTGCATTATGAGGTCGGTTTTGTGACAAATCTGCAAACCATCAAAATTTTGAGGTCTAGCGTCACCAGTGAGCAAAGAAGCTCTAGATGTTCAAATTTGCATTTCTAAGTTGGATAAGCTTGACCCACTTTCAATGCCGAGAATTCATATTGGGTGAGTTGGGCCAGAGGATCTCTTGGACTGTAGAGTTGCTTGTTTAATGTTGGCCTGTTGAGTTGCTTGATTTTAAGGTTTCCTCTTGGTTCTTTTATTGGTTCTGAGGGACCAATTGTTGTCTTATGCTTGATGCTGAAGTCTGTGGGTCTTTAAGTGTAAGTTTTCTTGccaacacacacacacgtacCGTAAAATAGAAGACCAAGTACACTGCATTCCTAGCGTATGAAGCTTAGAATTTCCAAATACTTATGCGACAGATATGACAGTCGACTTAAAGATAGCAACATATGGCTGCTCTCCTCGATACTGTCTCTGTCCTATCGCTAAATTGTATAACTTTTCACAGATGATACTCAGCTCGGGTATTCTCTATCCAATTTCTTTACTGCAGCATGTCTTCCACCAGTAGAGGTCCACCATATTAGCTGCCTCGTGGAGTTAGATATATGGGCCACGGCACCTTATGTCGAAGGTTACTGACATAATCGTCGGCAGTTTTACCGTGCATAAGTAAATCATCGGTGATTGATCTTAACATTGAGTAATTGCCGGGAGAATTCCCTTGGGTGGCTTtcaggaaaatagaaaaaagctGCATCTGTCATTTGCTAAGCATGTGTCCTGGGAAGTCAGCAATGGCAAAATATTGCAAGATTTCTCCCTACAATAGTTTGTTACACAGAAAATTCTATGcaactttgataccattttTCCGTTTATCCTTACACTTTGCCCTAATCTTAGATGCTTTGATGCTTTACCTCTGCCTAACTNNNNNNNNNNNNNNNNNNNNNNNNNNNNNNNNNNNNNNNNNNNNNNNNNNNNNNNNNNNNNNNNNNNNNNNNNNNNNNNNNNNNNNNNNNNNNNNNNNNNGCATACACAAACAAAGGTGACAAGGTTAGAGCAAAGGGGAGCAAGTCATGGGTGTGGTCTGTCATTGCTTTAGGCTCTTTCTTGCTGCTCACTTTAGTTCTAGGTTTTTGCTTGGTTTTGTCACAggtcaaagaaaaagacaaatgacCAAATTGGAGACGAGGATGATGTCCTATCAATTGATGAAGAATTTTACCAAGTGACAGGACGCAAGAAGTTTTCCTTTAGGGATTTCGTCGATAATTTTGCAGATACTCGATTGCTTGGGAAATGAGGGCTCGGAAGAATTTATGAAGGCTACTTGATTGGTGTGAATACTAATGTCGCAACCAAGAAGATCACTCTTAGAGTCAAGATAGGGGCTAAGGGAGTATGCGACCAAAGTGAAGACCATAAGCCGAGTCAAGAACATAAACTTGGTCCAACTCATTGGATGGTGTCACGAGAAAAAGGAACTCCTCACTTGTTCGAGCACCGTACATTTTTTATATGGGAGAAGCGGTACAAAATCGTGCAAGGCATAGCCTCGGCCTTGCTATACCTCCACGAAGAAAGTGAACAATGTGTTGTGCACCGGCATATAAAGCCAAGTAACATCATGCTTGATTCGGGCTTCAGTGCTAAATTGGGGGACTTTGGCTTGGCTAGGCTAGCTGACCATGCCAAAGGGGCACAAACGACTGTGTTGATCGGAACGATGGGCTATATGGCTCCTGAATGCTTTTACATAGGGAAAATCAGTAAGGAATCGGATGTAAATAGCTTTGGTATTGTCTTCTTAGAAATAGCGAATGGAAAACGAGTCGTGGATTCATGGGCAACAGAAGGACAAGTTGGACTCTTGGATTGGGTTTGGGAGCTCTATGGAATTCTAAAGCTGGTAGACACGCTGGACCGAAACTAGGCAGGGATTTCAATGAGAATCAATTGGAGTGCTTGATGATCATAGGGCTTTGTATGCTCATCCAGATTCTAAAGTTCGGCCCTCCATATGAGAAGCACTAAATCTTCTGAACTTTGATGCTTCGCTACCTGCCCTTCCATCAACGTTGCCAGTCCTGTCTTATCTCGCACCCTCCATCTTTAGCGTCGACATGGTTACTCCATTTATCCTTTGGCACCTCCACTGGTGGTGAACCAGTTGGTCTAGCCTCAAAATGTACATGTTTTCTCAGCAATCCTCTTGTTCATCGTCCTCAGCGTTGATTTCAAATGTAGAATGAGCTCTTGATTTCAGTTTTAGTTTGATTATTACTTGAATTGAATTTCCCATAAGGTTGGTTCCCATAGAGATTTCGGAGAATGTTCAGTTAACTtttattcatttcatggaaatttCATTACTCAACAACATTATCTCTTGTTTTCCGACATTTGGATTGCTTAGGAAAATGAACCCCGAAAATCTATTTCATAATTAAACAAATGCTTACttttcttctgttctttttgttgaccagtaaaaaatttcttttatttaacaATGAAACTGAATGTTTGGAACTCAGAACTTAGCTGCCACGGAATTTAACGTCAATCAGACATTCTTATCCTATActcttttatatcttttttgtttaaattatcAAATCTAAAAGCCAAAATTCTCATTATTATCATGTTCGACGCTCCCTATAAAAATGTACCAGATATATGCTCTTGTCTAAGAGTAACATCACCCTAAACTTGATATCATCGAAAGCCGAGCAAACGGTGAAATGGGGTCGGAGGcttcaagaaaagagaaaatcgTGATACCTAAGTGCATTTACATTCACTTAAAGAAGAGATCTAAAAAACTAACTAGTGCCTTTTTTGACTGGTATCATTTACCTTTCTACAAGGTACTCTGTACAGGTATAAAGTGGGCCCGCGTCTAATTTGCGACCCTTACTACCCACCAGAGAAACAACCCAGCCATGCTGATTCCGCAGAATCCGTGAGTCTCTCAGGTACTTTTGAGCATCTCTAAATTTAGTCAAGTACTTTCTATCGTCATTTTTCTCTATGCCAATATCTAGAGTCACCACGTTCGATATTTTTGCCACTACGtagaaattttccaagaaacaatTTGATTGCACTATTTCGAAAACTACTATGAACTCGTTCGACGGTAGGAAAAGATTATTCTTTTATACAACGCAGTTCATgttaaaagaataatttcacATCATTATTATTCTCTAGCTAAGAATGCCTTTGTTGAAGTTGTAACCTTTGTTGAAGTTGTAACCTATCGAAGTTAGAGAAATGGCACGCATATAGAACTTAAACTTTGTTGGAGGGAAGTTTACTTCTGCTATTATGTTAATtataaatatcatcaacatgTAATTTAAACCAAATATAAACATAGGTGAGTCTATAGAACTCACCAATTAGAAGAATTGTCTTCGAAAACATGGTTAAGAATTAGTTTGGATGGACTTTTAGTTTTACTTTTTTTGCTCGGTGAAAATATTGGATTCACACACTATgacttttctttgaaattcaaaacacttaaaaaaaaaatgcaaacgtTAACAGACAGGTTCGCACATTATTTTTTGTACTTAATCTTTTAGACAGACGTGCCCTTGACCTTGTCTTCCTTCCTCGTTTATCTCCTGCCAGGTGTCTTTGGGGCCGAACAAGGGAAAACTCCAATTAGCAAAGTCCTAAACTCCCAAGCCGGCACGCCTTTTCCCGGTGTTTTCGAAGCTGGCATGTCTTTTCCCGCTGTTTTCATTAACCATTCCAAAGCGGTCTTTAATAAAACTCACAGCCTAAGCAATGACACCCAAACACTCAGACGTAGAAACAAGTTTCTTTTAAGAGAACATGCATAGGCTTCAAGGATTACTTGTAGTCTTTCCTTCTATCTAAGCTCACGTCCATTGCCTCGGTGTCAAGTGATGGTTTATCGTTTAATTTTCCGCCTTTCGACGGGCGAATTGTCCCCAGACACAACCCGTATCTGTCAAGTTCGTGCATCCAGCTCACCATGAGCTATTATGATGGAAACGTAATTATAGCGTGGGTCAAGCAGGTTACCACGAACCGGTGCACCTTTGGGATAAGTTGACCCGCAATGTGGCAGACTTCACCACTCAGTTCGGCTTCGCCTTCGATTCAGAACATAACGAGGCATTTGGCAACGGATTGATGTTCTTTCTCTCCCCCAACGGATCCGACGTCCCGAGCTACTCGGGGGGATGCAATCTGACTGTTGTAAGTGGGATCCGAGACCCTTCTACCACATTTGTTGCCGTGGAATTCAACGCTTTCTACAACAGTTCTGGGGACCCCCAGCGTGAACATGTCAGTGTAGACTTGAATAACATCATGTCTGTCGACCATGTGTGTTTATTGGTTCAGGGACAAAATCATGAGCGGTGGACTGATCAATGCTTTAATAGCATACAATTCTAGCATGCGCAATATGAGTGTCCTCATGATTGATGCCGCGGATCCAAAAGGGAACGTTGCCGAGCTCTCCTATTCAGTTAATTTGACAGAGCATTTGCCAGAATGGGTGACGGTCGGTTTCTCGGCGGCCACTGGGTTGAGCTCTGAGTTGCCTACTCTGTACTCATGGGAATTTAGCTCTAATCTACGCGTCACCGAAAATGTAAACAGCACAATCAATTCTTCTCCTGCAGACAGAAACACAGGGGACAAGGTCAGAGCAAAGGGGAGCAAGTCATGGGTGTGGTCAGTCATAGGTTTAGCCTCCTTGTTGCTCACTCTAGTTCTAGGCCTTGCCTGGTTTGGTCATAggtcaaagaaaaagacaaataacAAACTTGGAGAGGAGGATGATGTCCTGTCAATTGATGAAGAATTTGACCAAGTGACGGGACCAAAGAAGTTCTCGTTTTGGGACTTGTCGCGGCGACTGATAATTTTGCACATGCGCGATTGCTTGGGAAAGGGCAGTTCGGAAGAGTTTATGAAGGTTGCTTAATTGGTGTGAATACTAGTGTtgcaatcaagaagatcactCTAGATTTAAGACTAGGGATAAAGGAGTACATGACCGAAGTAAAAACCATAAGCTGACTCAGGCAAAAGAACTTGGTCCAACTTATCGGATGGTGTCATGAGAAAAAGGAACTCCTCCTTATCTATGAGTTCATGTCTAACGGTAGCTTAGACTCTCACTTATTCGAGCACCGTACATTTTTTACGTGGGAAAAGCGGTACAGAATTGTGTAAGGCATAGCCTCAGCCTTGCTATAACTCCACAAAGAATGGGAACAATGTATCTTGCACCGGGATCTAAAGACAAGCAACATCATGCTCGATTCCGACTTTGGTGCTAAATTGGGGGATTTTGGCTTGGCTAGGATGGTTAACCATGCCAAAGGGGCAACCGTGGGCTATATGGCTCCTGAATACTTTTACACAGGGAAAGCCAGCTAGGAATCGGATGTATAAAGCTTTGGTATTGTCTTCTTACAAATACAAATAGCGTGTGGAAAACGAGTTGTGGATTCCTGGGCAACTGAAGACCAAGTTGGGCTCTTGGATTGCGTTTGGGAGCTCTATCGAATTTGAAAGCTGCTAGATGTAGTGGACCCGAAACTAGGCAATGATTTCGATGAGAATCAATTGGAGCGCTTGATGATGATCGTAGGGCTTTGGCGTGCTCATCCAGACTCAAGTTCGGCCTCTATACGAGAAGCACTAAATCTTTTGAACTTCAATGCTTTGCCACCCGCTCTGCCATCAACATTGCCAATCCCGTCTTATCCCGCACCTCCTCCGCCTATGGTGTCGACATGGTTGCTCCGTTCATCCTTTGGTGCCTCGACTGGTGGTGAACCAGTTGGTCAATAGCTTCAAAATGACCACATGTTTGTCTAAGCAATCTTCTTGCTCATCGTCCCCAGCATTGATTTCAATTGCAGAATGAGCTCTTGATTTCAGTTTGACTACTACATGAGTTGTAACTTCCCAAGTGGGTTGGTTCCCGGAGACATTTCGGATAATGTGTGTTTACTTTCCATTTATATCGCGGGAACTTTATTGTACAAAAACATTCTCTCATTTTCCGGCATTTGAATTGCTTGGGAAAGTGAGTCGATGAAAATTCCTTTCATAGTTGAACCTACACTTACCTTTCTATTTTTAAATCgcaaatcatttccaaaatacaACTGCACACCGGTGTTCGGACTTGGATCCCGGAGGTTGACACATCAGGCCTAGGTGCCTAACGAACGCTCTTCAGTTGTCAATGCCCGCACTACGGTCCCCAAAGGCCAAGACTGAGTCACCAACACCCATGCCCAGCCGCCCTCCTACGCGCAAGACCCTAGTGGCCAAGCCCAAAAACCTGGACCCAAACCTGAAACCTGAGATGGTACTCGAAACTTTTTATTACATTTGCAATTCGTAATTTTTCTGTAACAAACATCGACAAATGACTTCCGTATTATTTGTAAAGTACCGGCAAAcagggaaagaagaaataagtTTTCCTTGATTATAAGTTCCCTTGAAAATAATTGTCCAGCAAAGTTCATTTTCGTTTAGCAAACGGAGCTTGAATCAAATATCAACCCGCAGAGTTTTGCTTCACACTATGcaaatctttgaaaatgattaaGACTGACAAACACATGAATTACTATACTCCTCATGTATTCCTTCCACTTTGGATATGATGTTATTCTCCCTGCTTTCTTCTCTGTTCGAGGAAGAACCAAAGAAAACAATGGCTCGACGCGACGATCTTTTGAGGACAATTCCAGAACCCAGGGCGTTGTGACGGATCAGTTTTGGTCCATTTGAGCAGTGACAATATGATCTAGACAGCTTCGAGCCCACGCATGAGTCCAGAAGCACAAAAAGCTGCGCATTCAGGAGCATGAAAACTGCTTGCTCACACCCTTTTGGCTCTACATCAATAGCTTCGTTAATGTGAGACAGGAAAGCTGGCTGGCTAACACTCTCCAAGATAAGTCGAATATTCTAACAGTCGCAGCCCTCAAAGTCATGTGCAAAAGAATATATTGAACTCCTTCCAATCGAGTTTTCACATCCTTAGCAGCCTTCCTGCAGATACCATGACAACATTTGACGAACTTTGTGTGCATCCTCTCAAGGGGCTGAGAACAATGATGAAGCCAAGTCCTTCCTTAGCTTAGGGACACTCTTTCTTCCCATAAAGAAAATTGTAATTCTACAAACACCGGCACTTTCAAAAAGACTAGCCAGCCATTCTGTAAtgtcaaccaaaaataaaaaataacatggAACAATGTTCATTGaaatagacaaaagaaaacTTCCAACATCAGCTGTAACATTTACATGGCTTGTCAAAAGTTAATTTCAACAAGTTACTCGAGAGACAcggcaaaaacaagaaaaacggGTATGAGAATACAATTCCAACAACAGACGGTCTTTGCATATGTATCGTCTCAAGCATGTGCATAATCAACTGAATGGGTCAGCTCAGTGCTTTCCAAGTAAATATTCAAGAAATTCCCTATCCAATTCTCCAGAAATGAAGCCGAAGGACATTGATACCTGGTCAGACGTTTGATGACATTCGACGTACTTAATCATCCTAAACAAGCCCTCCATGAGAAATCTTTCTATTCTCTGTGATTTGACAATTTGGAGCTGCTTATGTTTGTGTCAGCCTCAAGAGTAGTTCTTCACCATGCTTCTCTTCATCGAAGCAAAATGATCACCATAATAAAACTTGATGAGCGTGGTATTTATGTCTTGGgc
This region includes:
- the LOC120292476 gene encoding L-type lectin-domain containing receptor kinase IX.1-like, with translation MGYMAPECFYIGKISKESDVNSFGIVFLEIANGKRVVDSWATEGQVGLLDWVWELYGILKLRRHGYSIYPLAPPLVVNQYKVGPRLICDPYYPPEKQPSHADSAESVSLSGYHEPVHLWDKLTRNVADFTTQFGFAFDSEHNEAFGNGLMFFLSPNGSDVPSYSGGCNLTVVSGIRDPSTTFVAVEFNAFYNSSGDPQREHVSVDLNNIIMRNMSVLMIDAADPKGNVAELSYSVNLTEHLPEWVTVGFSAATGLSSELPTLYSWEFSSNLRVTENVNSTINSSPADRNTGDKVRAKGSKSWVWSVIGLASLLLTLVLGLAWFGHRSKKKTNNKLGEEDDVLSIDEEFDQVTGPKKFSFWDLSRRLIILHMRDCLGKGSSEEFMKVA